The Anaeromyxobacter sp. Fw109-5 genomic interval GACTGGCACGCCTCGATGCGGAAGCCCTCCCGGTCCGACACCGCGAAGCGCTCGATGGCCTCCAGGCCGCGGCGGACCGGGGCCGCGTCGAGCCCGTGGCCGGCCACGTGGAGCGCGAGCACGCCGTTCAGCATGGGCGGGAAGATCCCCGCCCAGTCGCCGCTCGCCTCCTGCCGCGCGAGGATCCACTCCTCGCAGGCGCGCAGCGCCTCGGTCCGGAGCCGGCCCAGGGGCGGGAGGTGGCGCAGGCGGTCGTGCACGCGGAGCCAGGCGTCGGCCGCGTTGAAGAAGGCCTTCCAGCCCGGCCCGTGCCGGCGCACGGTCTCCATCACCGACGTGCGGTAGGGGACCCGCTTGTCGCCGGGCCCGAGCCAGAGGTGATCCAGCCAGTCGCTCCCCGCGCCGCCGGGGAGCGCGAACACCGGGCGGTGGTGGAACAGCACGAACAGCGGCACCATCGTGGAGCGCGCCCAGCTCGCCAGCCGGTACACGTTCACGGGCGCCCAGCGCGGCAGGAAGATCAGCTCCGCCGGCACCGTGGGCACCGCCTCCCAGGGGAAGAGGCCGAACAGCGCGAGGTTGATGCGCGTGAACACCCGCACGCGGGCGAGGCCCCCCGCGCCGCGGATGAAGCGCTCCGCCGCCCGCAGCCGCTCGTCCTCCCGGTCCAGCCCGAGGAGCCGCAGCGCGAGGTAGGCCTCGGCGGTGGTGGAGACGTCGCCGGGCAGGGTCGAGGCGATGCCGAAGCTCCCGTCGGCCTTCTGGCGGGAGCACAGGTAGCGGACGAGCGCGTCGCGCCGTTCCTCCAGGTCCAGCCCCAGGGCCTGCCGGAGCAGCACGTACTCCGCCGTGACGGTGACGTTCGACTCGAGCTCCGCGCGCCAGTGATCGCGCTGCTGCGTGCGGTACAGGTACTGCGAGGCGGCCGCGGCGGCGCGGCCCGCGTCCTCGGCGAGGGCGTCCCCCGCGACGCGGACCTCGCCGCTCATTGCGCGTGACCGTTGGTGGCGGCGAGCGACGCGCGCCACAGGGCGCCCGGGACGAGCGCGAGCTTCTCGCTCGCGGAGAGGCTGGCCCGCCGGCGGAAGACGTCGTAGCGGTTGGCGCGGATCTTCTCGAGGATGGCGGAGTACGCGTCGACGGCGAACTGGAACGCCAGGCGCCCGCGCCCGTCGGCGAGGAGCGGGATGAGGGCCAGCCCCCGCTCGTAGAGGCCGCGCGCGCGCGCGATCTCGAAGTCCATGAGCGCCTTGAACCGGCCGTCCACGCGCCGCGCCGCGAGGTGCCCGTCGGCGAGGCCGAACAGCGCGAGGTCCTCCTCGGGCAGGTACACGCGCCCGAGGTTGAGATCCTCCCCCACGTCGCGGAGGATGTTCGTGAGCTGCATGGCCGTGCCGAGCGTCTTCGCGTGCTCGAGCGCCTCGGTGCCCTCCCGGTAGCCGGCGACCGGCGTGATCATGAGGCCGACGGTCCCGGCCACGCGATAGCAGTACAGCTCCAGGTCGGCGAAGGTGCGGTAGCGCGCCCCCTCGAGGTCCATGAGCAGGCCGGCGACGAGGTCGTCGAAGGGCTCGAGGGGGATGGCGTGACGGCGCACCGTCTCGCCCAGCGCGACGAAGCGCGGCTGGGCGCTCTCCCCCCGCACCGCCCGGCGCAGCTCCGCCTGCATCCGGGCGAGCTTCGCGCGGATGTCGTCCGGCGTGTCGCCGGGCGCCGGGACGTCCACCGCGTCGTCGGCGACGCGCGCGAACCCGTACAGCGCGGCGATGTCGTTCCCGCGCTCGGGGCCGAGCAGCTTCGCCATCATGTGGAACGTCTTCCCGTGCACGCGCAGGATCTCCCAGCACTCCGCGAGCCCGGTGTGGACGAGCTGGGCGGCCGAGGGCTGCTCCGACGCCGGCATGGTCATGGTCTGCACGTGATCCCCCCTTCGAGATGGATGTCCGGGCCCGGCGCGGCGCGAGCGCGGCCGCGGCGCCGGGCGAGCCGCTCGTGGGCGCGGAGCGCCGCGATCTTCCCGGAGAGCGCGGCGGTGGGCACCGCACCGGGCCAGACGGTGAAGTGGCCGGCGGCGTGGAAGTTCGCGAGCGGCGTCTCGACGTGCGCGAGCGGGCTCGTGAAAGGGAAGCTGCGGAGGTTCAGCTCGAAGCCGCACGAGCCGCCGAACGCGTTTCGCGTGAAGCGCACCGTGGAGGGCGGCGCGCCCACGTCGAGGTGGACGACGCGCGCGGTGACGCCGGGGACGAGCCCCTCGAGCTTCTCGAGCAGCTCCCCGGCCACCCGCCGCTTGAGGGCGCGGTACGCCGCGGGCCGGGGCGGCGGCCGCGCCGGCTCGCTGGCCGGGTCGCCGCCGAGCCCGGTGCGCCAGCCGTCCTGCCAGTCGTGGCGGGTGAACGCCTGCACGACGAGGGCGGAGCGGCCCTCCGGCGCGAGCGACGGGTCGGCGAGGCCGTGCGCGGTCACCTCGAGGAAGGCGTTCTGGTGAGCGGCGGGGTCGGCGGGGTCGACCTCGGTGCGGCAGTCGAACGAGGGGAAGTAGAAGACGTGCGCGGTGCGCAGCCGCTCCCGCAGCGCCTCGGGGGCGAGGTCGAGGCCCAGGTAGACCGAGACGAGCGCGTCGGAGTGGCGCGCCTCGTCGAGCCGCGCGACCGCGCCCGCCGGGAAGCGCTCGCTCCCGATGAGGCGGTGGACCGCGTGGCGGTAGTCCCCCGTGTAGACGACCTCCTCCGCCGCGAAGCGCTCGCCCTTCGCGGTGCGGACCGCCACCGCGCGGCCCCCCGAGACGTCGAGGGCGGTGACCGTGCGCCGGAACAGGAAGCGGGCGCCGCGCTCCTCCAGGCGCGCCACCCAGCGCTCGAAGAACGCCTGCAGCCCGCCCTCCGGGTACCAGTAGTCGTTCGCCCACAGGTGCCAGAAGGCGGAGGCGACGAAGACGTTCATGCGGGTGTAGCCGCAGCGCGAGAGCAGGTCGCGCAGCCCGGAGGGCGGGAGCTCGCGCCCGTACCACGCGGCGGCGTCGTCGAGGAGCAGGGTGCGGAGGTCGCGCAGCCGGCGGAGGAGCGCCGCGGGCGAGCGCACCTCCTCGCGCTCGAAGGCCCCGAGCGCCCAGCGCGTGACGCTCTTCCCGTTCCCGTCGCGCACGTACGGCACGCGGGAGGGGTCGAACAGCCGCTCGACGAGCGCGGAGGTCCGCTCGTGGAAGTCGAACACCCGCCCGAGCGGGACGGCGCTCTCCGGGAATCCCCGCTGCAGCGCCTCGCGGACG includes:
- a CDS encoding phytoene/squalene synthase family protein, which codes for MTMPASEQPSAAQLVHTGLAECWEILRVHGKTFHMMAKLLGPERGNDIAALYGFARVADDAVDVPAPGDTPDDIRAKLARMQAELRRAVRGESAQPRFVALGETVRRHAIPLEPFDDLVAGLLMDLEGARYRTFADLELYCYRVAGTVGLMITPVAGYREGTEALEHAKTLGTAMQLTNILRDVGEDLNLGRVYLPEEDLALFGLADGHLAARRVDGRFKALMDFEIARARGLYERGLALIPLLADGRGRLAFQFAVDAYSAILEKIRANRYDVFRRRASLSASEKLALVPGALWRASLAATNGHAQ
- the shc gene encoding squalene--hopene cyclase, producing MSGEVRVAGDALAEDAGRAAAAASQYLYRTQQRDHWRAELESNVTVTAEYVLLRQALGLDLEERRDALVRYLCSRQKADGSFGIASTLPGDVSTTAEAYLALRLLGLDREDERLRAAERFIRGAGGLARVRVFTRINLALFGLFPWEAVPTVPAELIFLPRWAPVNVYRLASWARSTMVPLFVLFHHRPVFALPGGAGSDWLDHLWLGPGDKRVPYRTSVMETVRRHGPGWKAFFNAADAWLRVHDRLRHLPPLGRLRTEALRACEEWILARQEASGDWAGIFPPMLNGVLALHVAGHGLDAAPVRRGLEAIERFAVSDREGFRIEACQSPVWDTILALIGLLDSGESPTDPRLVAARRWIEGMQLTNDWGDWKVYDPRGEPGGWAFEYANSWYPDVDDTAAVIVGLLKHDPASRAGETVRRAAAWVASMQNRDGGWAAFDVNNDRLFLNEIPFSDMDSLCDPSSPDVTGRVLEAFGMLDAPHLRAACRRGVAYLRRAQEPEGSWYGRWGVNYVYGTSNVLNGLARQRVPASDPMVARALGWLDSVQNADGGFGEGLESYADRAAMGRGPSTASQTAWGVMGLLAYRAADDAAVRRGIAWLVERQLADGEAQGSWEEEAFTGTGFPRHFYLRYHLYRHYFPLMALGRFCAQGRG
- a CDS encoding NAD(P)/FAD-dependent oxidoreductase, whose protein sequence is MTEPEARARSRRDAREAAEGRFDAIVVGAGIAGLVAASELCQRGHRVLVLEHDHQPGGLMGGIRRRGFYFDVGCQSFEDMGIVFPLLAQYGLADLARFRRARYRLVMPGVDVDVTSLGAVREALQRGFPESAVPLGRVFDFHERTSALVERLFDPSRVPYVRDGNGKSVTRWALGAFEREEVRSPAALLRRLRDLRTLLLDDAAAWYGRELPPSGLRDLLSRCGYTRMNVFVASAFWHLWANDYWYPEGGLQAFFERWVARLEERGARFLFRRTVTALDVSGGRAVAVRTAKGERFAAEEVVYTGDYRHAVHRLIGSERFPAGAVARLDEARHSDALVSVYLGLDLAPEALRERLRTAHVFYFPSFDCRTEVDPADPAAHQNAFLEVTAHGLADPSLAPEGRSALVVQAFTRHDWQDGWRTGLGGDPASEPARPPPRPAAYRALKRRVAGELLEKLEGLVPGVTARVVHLDVGAPPSTVRFTRNAFGGSCGFELNLRSFPFTSPLAHVETPLANFHAAGHFTVWPGAVPTAALSGKIAALRAHERLARRRGRARAAPGPDIHLEGGITCRP